From one Anoplolepis gracilipes chromosome 8, ASM4749672v1, whole genome shotgun sequence genomic stretch:
- the Tip60 gene encoding histone acetyltransferase Tip60, which produces MIEEHDEHETICDSVNSLVEGCRLPVRMITTNDWPLAEIISVKDVQGVKCYYVHYVDFNKRLDEWVMEASLDTRKVQYPRREGTTPGTGAATPKKQAVSRPPSPCSVSNEPVNGNAVLQAALQKKMSRKRKATFLENEDSQDGPPPQTATPGPRPTGSLVAHQNDDVVTRMKNVELIELGRHRIKPWYFSPYPQEMVNLNCIYICEFCLKYRKNRKCLERHLVKCNLRHPPGNEIYRKGSISFFEIDGRKNKNYAQNLCLLAKLFLDHKTLYYDTDPFLFYVMTEFDSRGFHIVGYFSKEKGSTEDHNVACILTLPPYQRRGYGKLLIEFSYELSKFEGKTGSPEKPLSDLGLLSYRSYWAHTILDILLNIKPVVENEKPQITINEISEITSIKKEDVISTLQNLNLINYYKGQYIVTLNRDIIEQHSAAMEKRQIRIDPKCLHWTPKDWSVRAKW; this is translated from the exons ATGATCGAGGAACACGACGAACACGAAACAATATGCGATTCAGTG aattcacTGGTCGAGGGTTGTCGTTTACCAGTTAGAATGATTACTACGAATGATTGgc CTCTTGCCGAAATCATCAGTGTCAAAGATGTACAAGGTGTCAAATGTTATTATGTACACTATGTGGATT tCAACAAACGATTGGATGAATGGGTTATGGAGGCTTCTTTGGACACTAGAAAAGTCCAATATCCTCGTCGTGAAGGAACAACACCAGGAACTGGCGCAGCAACGCCAAAAAAACAAGCTGTTAGTAGACCTCCTAGTCCCTGTAGTGTTAGCAATGAACCAGTCAATGGTAATGCCGTGCTACAAGCTGCGCTACAAAAGAAAATGTCTAGAAAAAGAAAGGCGACATTTCTAGAAAATGAAGATTCTCAGGATGGTCCTCCACCACAAACCGCTACGCCAGGGCCCAGACCTACTGGCTCTCTAGTAGCGCATCAGAATGATGATGTAGTCACGAGAATGAAAAACgtagaattaattgaattaggTCGTCATAGAATAAAACCTTGGTATTTTAGCCCATATCCACAGGAGATGgtgaatttaaattgtatatatatctgcgAGTTCTGCCTGAAATACAGAAAGAATCGAAAATGCTTGGAGAGACATTTAGTCAAATGTAATCTACGTCATCCACCTGGAAATGAGATATATAGGAAAGGATCTATATCATTTTTCGAGATTGACGGTCGTAAGAATAAAAACTATGCACAAAACCTTTGTTTACTAGCAAAGCTATTCTTGGATCACAAAACTCTCTACTACGATACAGATCCCTTTTTGTTCTACGTAATGACAGAATTTGACAGCAGAGGATTTCATATAGTTGGCTATTTTTCCAAGGAGAAGGGATCGACAGAAGATCACAATGTAGCGTGTATTCTAACACTGCCACCATACCAGAGAAGAGGTTACGGCAAGCTCTTGATAGAATTTTCCTATGAGCTATCGAAATTTGAAGGAAAGACGGGCTCTCCGGAAAAGCCACTGTCCGATTTAGGTTTGCTTTCGTATCGAAGTTACTGGGCGCACACAATACTCGACATCCTGTTAAATATAAAGCCTGTGGTAGAGAATGAGAAACCACAGATAACAATAAACGAAATCTCCGAGATTACATCGATTAAAAAGGAGGACGTGATATCGACTTTGCAAAATCTGAATCTCATTAATTACTACAAGGGACAATATATTGTGACATTAAATAG GGATATTATTGAACAACATTCAGCTGCAATGGAAAAAAGACAGATTAGAATAGATCCTAAATGTCTACATTGGACACCAAAAGACTGGAGTGTTAGAGCTAAATGGTGA